The genomic window TGTGCGGCTGCCGAGGAGTGCAGGAAGGTACCGCTCTTCTGATAGGTGCCCGTCACGACCGGCTCGGTGGCTGGGCCCTCCTCCAGCGTTTCGTTCATGTCGATCCACTCTCCTAGGAATCCATTGGGGGTCTATACCGCGTCGATGCGGTCCACGTATTTCCGGACGAACTGCTCGTCGACCGGTGGCGACGGATAGCGGTCGCCGCCGAAGACGTGCTCGCCCACGGGCAAGCCCTCGAGCATGGCGGCCGCGCTCGCCTCGGTGAGGCCGTCCAGCACGGCGGCGATGCGGGCCAGCGAACTCGTCGGATTGGCAGTGGCGTAGGCCAGTGCCCGCTGCTGCCATTCGGCGAACGGCACGACCTCGACCCCGCCCACGGTGGCGCCGATCAGCTCGAAGAAGCTGTCGAAGCTCGGCGCGTGCGAGTTGATGAAGTCGTAGTCGTGGCCGGTGCGCGCCGGATCGTTCGTCACCACCTCGGCGATGGTTTGGCACAGGTAGTCGACGGGCAGCACCGCCGAGAGGTCGGCGTCGAGCGACGGGAAACTGCCCATCGCGATACCGCCGACGATCAGGTTGTGCAGGAAGTCGCCGCGGTCGAGCCGGAAGTGACCGGTGCCTGCCGAGGCGCCGACAAACGGCAAGCGGTAGACCGAGGCCTTGGCGCCGCGCCACCGCGCCGCCGCCACCATCCGCTCCGCCATCCACTTGGACGTGAGGTAGCCGTATTCCCGATCGTCCTCGGTGACCTCGTAACCCAGGTACTTGGGCAGCGTGGCGAAGGTGGAGATGAGATGCACCGCTTTGCCGCGACCGCGCGAGGCCAGGCGCAGAACTTCGTGCGCGCCAACCACATTGGGGCCGATGTAGTCCTCGAGCGGCCGCATCCAGTCCACCAGCGCGCCGGAGTGGCAGATGGCGTCGACCCGGTCCGCCAACTCATCGAAGATCCGCTCGCCCAACCCGAACAACGGTTGGGTCAGATCGCCGACCACCGGATTGAGCAGCGGCGCGTAGTCCGGCTTCCAGAGCCCATAGTTGTCGAGCGTGGTCACCAGCCGCCGCATCGCCTCGCCCGCGTCCTCGGCACGCACCAGGCAGTAGGCGACGATCTCCGATTCGAGCAGTTCGTGCAGGAGGAAGGCACCGACGAAGCCGGTGGCACCGGTGACGAACACCGATTCCGGCCGCGCCGCCACCTCGGCCGCATTGTCGAACCGCAGTGCCGGGTCGAGGCAGCCCTTTCGGACCGTCGCCATATCCAATCCTGAAGCGGCCGCCGATATTTCGGCGGTATCGATGGCCGCGACTTCCGGTTCCGTTGACCCGCCCACCTCCGCTTCCAGCAGCTTCGCCAGCAGGAACTGGGCGAGCGCCTTCAGGTTCGGATGATCGAACGCGATCTTGGCGGGCAGCGCGAGACCGGTGAGATCCGCCAACTGGTTGCGCATCAGCACCGCGGTCAGTGAGTCGATGCCGATGTCCTGCAAGGGCAGATCGACATCCACATCGTCCGGTGACGCGAATCCCAGTGTCTTCGCTATCTCCTCGCGGACCACGCCGAGTACGACGGCCGCGTGCTCCTCGGAAGCGGTTTCACTCAACAGCTTTCGCAGATCCGCGCCACCGCCGCCCCTGGCCCGGCCACCACCGCTACCGGTCAACAGCGAGCGGAGCAGCGGCGGTATGCCGCCGCGCTCCTCGAAGTAGTGCTGGAGCCGGTTCAGATCGAACGCGGCGGATACGGTCAGCGCCCGGCCGCCGCGCACCGCCAGCTCCAACAGCTCCAGGCCCTCTTCCGGCGCCAGCCGGTCCAGGCCGAGTTGGGCGAAGCGGACGCGATCGGTTTCGCTGAGCCCGGCCGCCATGCCCTCGCCTTCCCATGGCCCCCAGGCCACCGAGGTGGCCGGCAGGCCCTTGGCGCGGCGTAGCTGCGCCAGCGCGTCGAGGAATGCGTTGGCGGCGGCGTAATTTCCCTGCCCCGGTGCGCCCATGACGCTGGCGATGGAGGAGAACATCAGGAACAGGTCGAGTTCCATGTCCTGGGTCAGCTGGTGCAGATGCCAGGCGCCGTCCAGTTTGGGCAGGAAGACCGCGTCGAGCCGGTCCGGCGTCAAGGCCGACAGCGCGCCGTCGTCCAGCACGCCCGCCGCGTGAACCACGCCGCGCAGCGGGCGGTCCTCGTCGAACATGGCGATGACCGACTTGACGCTGTCGAGGTCCGCCGAATCACCGGCCACCACGGTGGCTTTCGCGCCGAGTTCGGCGAGTTCGGCGACCAGTGCGTCCGCACCGGGGGCGTCCGGGCCGCGGCGCGAGGTCAGCACCAGGTCGCGGACGCCGTGCGTGCTCACCAGCCAGGTGGCCACGCGACGGCCGAGATCACCGAGACCGCCGGAGATCAGCACCGCGCCGTCCGGCCGGACGAACTGCCGCTGCTCGACCCGGGTCAGCACCACCTTGCCGACGTGCCGCGCCTGAGCCATGAAGCGCAAGGCGTCGGAGGTGTTGGTCATCGGGAAGGTGCGCAGCGGAAGGGGTTTCAGCTTGCCCGCCGTGAACAGGTCGGCAATGGCAACGAGCATTTCGTGGATGCGGTCGGGTCCGGCCTCCGGAAGGTTGTAGACCGTGTAGGTCACACCGGGATGGTTCTCGTCGATCCAGGACTGTTCCCGCAGATCGATCTTGCCCATTTCCAGGAACCGGCCGCCGCTACCCAGCATGCCGAGGCTGGCGTCGATGAACTCGGTGGCCAGCGAGTTCAACACGATGTCGAAATCGCGGCCACCCGCGCCGAATTTTTCGACGAAACCCAGGTCACGCGACGAGGCGAGGTGGTCGTCGGCCAGTCCGAACTCGTGCAGCGCGGGCCACTTCGGCTCGCTGGCGGTGCCGTAGACCTCGGCGCCGTGCAACTGCGCCAGTTGCACCGCCGCCATGCCGACGCCACCGGCCGCGGAGTGGATCAGCACCCGCTCACCCGGCCGCATGCCGCCGAGCACATGCAGGCCGTACCACGCCGTGAGGAAGGTCATCGGGATGGTGGCGGCCTCTTCGAAGGTGAGGTGCTCCGGCATGCGCACCACTTGGCGGGCGTCGCTGACCACCTCGGAGGCGAAGGAACCACGGGTCAGACCCAGGACCGGATCACCGACCTTCAGGTCCTCGACGCCCGCGCCGACCTCGGTCACCACCCCGGCGAATTCCAGGCCGAAGGCCGGGATCTCCACCATGCCAAGGGCGTTGAGCACGTCGAGGAAGTTCACCCCGGCGGCCTTCACTTCGGCACGGATCTCGCTGTCGGCCAACGCCTGCACCGGCCTGGCTCGAACGGCCAACGGCTCGTCCAAGCGACCCTTGGCGGCGATCTCCAACTGCCAGCCACCCTCGGTCGGAATCGTCAGGTCACGGCCCGCGTCCACCCGCTGCAGCTGCGGCACGAGCACCTGCCCGTGGCGCAGCGCGCATTCCGGCTCGGCCGCCAGCATCAATGCCGGGCCGAGGTTCTTGCGGTCCGCCTCCTCGTCGCCCAGGTCGATCAGCCGCAGTGGCAGCTCCGGATGTTCGTTGCGGGCGGTGCGCATCAGGCCCCACAGCGGCCCGGCGCCCAGCCCGGAGACCCGGTCGTCGGCGCTGGTGCCCACCGCGTTACGGGTGACCCACACCAGCGGTGGCGCGAATCCGGACTCGGCCGCGGCCTGCAGCTGGGCCAGCGCCTTGGCGGCGAAGTCGTGCGCCTGGGACAACACGTCCGCGCCGGAATCCCACAGGCAGAGCAGGCCATCCAGCTCGTCGGCGTCGTCGAGTTCACGGACCTTGATCACCTGGATACCGGCCCGCGACAGCGTGGTCTTCACCTCCCTGGCCCAGGCCACGTCACCGGCCGGGGACAGCAGACCCCAGGAGCCGCCGAGCTCGACATTGTCGGTATCGACGGGACGCCAGTCGACATCGAACTGGAAACGGTCCACCCCGGCCTGCGCGAGCCGACGCAGCACCGCTCGGTCGACGCGCCTGGCGTGCAGCCGATGCAGCCTGCCGATGTTGTCGCCCTTGGCGTTGTAGATATCGAGGGAAGCCCAGAATTCACCGTCGCCGAGCTCGAAATCGGCTACCCGGACCCAGATTTCGGACAGACCCTGCTCCCGCAACGACAGCCGCTCGGCCTCGAACGGCACGAACAGATCGTCGCCGGTCTTCTTCTTCAGTCGCTGGGTCAGCAGCAGCGAGTGCATGGCCGAATCCAGCAGGGCCGGGTGCAGGCCGTAGCTGCCCGCGGACGGCTCGGCGCTGTCCGGCAAAGCCGCTCTGGCCCACACCTCCTCGCCGACGTGCCATGCCTGCTCGATGCACTGGAAGGTCGGGCCGTAGCCGTAACCGAGCGCGGCCAAATCGCTGTACACCGCGGACACATCGATGCGCTCGGCACCTCTCGGCGGCACGGCGACGGTGGCACCGGCGTCGATCTGGGCGGGGACGAGATTGCCTTCCGCGTGCAACTGCCATGCCCCGTCCTCACCCTCCGGCGAGCTGTAGACCTGCACCTGACGCGCGCCACCGGCCGCCGGACCGACGGTGACCTGCAGGCGAATCGGCATGCCGGAGTTGAGCACAAGGGGCGCGAACACGACGACATCCGCCACGTCCCACTCCCCCGCCGCGGCGGCATCGCCCGCGGCGCGCATGGCTTCGAAGAACGCGGTGCCCGGCATGAGCACGGCGCCCATCACCTTGTGCTCCTGCACCCACACCGGCTCGTCCGCCGCGACCATGGTGGTGTAGACGAACATCTCGGTGCCCGCGATCCGGACGCCACCGCCGAGCAGCGGATGGCCGGTGTCGTTCAGACCGGCCCCGATTTCCCGGACGGGCGGCGGCTCGAACCAGAAGCGCTCCCGTTGGAAGGCGTAGGTGGGCAAGGCAACCCGTTCGCCGCCGAACGGCTCGAAGTAGCCGTGCCAATCGATCGGCACGTCCAGCACATGCAACTCGGCGATGCTGCGTTGCACGACCGCCGCGCCGTCCTTGCCCGGAACGAGCGAGGGCACCCAGGCCAGCGACTTCTCGTCGGCCAGACACGCAGCGCCCATGCCGGACAGCACCGGTTGCGGCCCCAGCTCCAGGAAGGTGTTCACGCCGTTCTTGTGCAGCGTGCGGATGCCGTCGGCGAAACGAACGGCGCGGCGCGCCTGGCGAATCCAGTAGTCGGGTCGCTCCAGTTCGCCGGGCTCGGCCAGCTCGCCGGTCAAGCTGCTGACGATCGTCAGCTGCGGCGGATTGAACCGCACCGTCTCGGCCACCGCCTGGAAGGCCGCGAGCATGCCGTCCATGTGATGCGAGTGGAAGGCGTGGGACACCGTGAGTTCCTTGGCCTTTCGGCCCTGCGCGACGAAATGTGCTGTCACGCGCTCGACGGCGTCGGCGTCACCGGATACGACGGTCTGCGTCGGCGCGTTGAGGCCCGCGATATCGAGCTTGCCCGCGAGACCCAATTCCTCGATGGCCGTTGCCACTTCGGCGCCGTCGGCTTCCAGCGAGGCCATGGCGCCACCGCTGGGCATGGCCTGCATCAACCGGCCGCGCGCCGCCACCAGTCGACAAGCATCGGACAGGTCGAAGATGCCGGCGACATGGGCGGCCGCGAGCTCGCCGATGCTGTGGCCGAGTACCAGTTCCGGCCGCACACCCCAGCTCTGCCACAACCGCCACAACGCCACTTCCACGGCGAACAAGGCCGGTTGGGTGAAGTCGGTGCGATGCAGCAACGCGGCGTCGTCGCTGTCCGGATCGGCCCACATCACGTCGAGCAGCGGCCGTTCCAGCTCGGTGAACTGCTCCGCGATCTCCCGCAACGCCTCGCGGAAAACGGGATACACCTCGGCGACGTCCTTGCCCATGCCGGGCAGCTGACTGCCCTGGCCGGTGAAGAGCATGGCCACCCGGGGTTCCTCGGCATGGTCGCCGGTTCGGATCGCGCCGACCGGCGACTCGCCCGTCCGGGCGAAGGAGGCCAGTTTGTCCAGCAGTTCGGCCTTGTCCTTGGCCATCAGCACCAGCCGCCTGCGGAAATGGCTGCGGGTGGTCGCCAGCGAACGAGCCACGTCGCCGAGGCGGTCCTGGATGTTCATGCCCAGGTGCCGGTGCAGGTTCTCGGCCTGCGCGCGCAGGGCCGCTTCGGTGTAGCCGGACACCAGGAACGGCACCTTGAACGGCAACGGAGCCGACGGCCGCTCTTCGACGACTCGCTTCGGCGGTTCCTCGACGATCACGTGCGCATTGGTGCCGCCGATGCCGAAGGAACTGACACCGGCGCGGCGCGGCCGGTCCTTCGGCAACCACGGCTGTTCCTGTCGTACCAACGCCATTTGGGCGTTCTCCCAGTCCACCGCCGGGGTGGGTTCGGTGACGTGCAGGGTGCGGGGCAGCATGTCGTGCTGCATGGCCAGTACGGCCTTCATCACCCCGGCCAGTCCGGCGGCCGCCTGGGTATGGCCGAGATTGGACTTGGCCGAACCGACCCACAGCGGCTCCTCCGCCGAGTGGCTGCCGCCGAAAACCTCCGCGAGCGCGGTGCCTTCGATGGGATCACCGAGCTTGGTGCCGGTGCCGTGCGCCTCCAAGTAGTCGATATCGCTGGGCTGCAATCCCGATGCGGCCAGGGCCGCGCGAATGACCCGCTTCTGCGCGGGCCCACTCGGGGTGGTCAGGCTGGCGCTGTGGCCGTCATGGTTGACGGCGGTACCGCGCAGCACGGCCAGGATCGGATCGCCGTCGCGCTTGGCGTCCGACAACCGCTTGAGGACCACCCCCGCGGCGCCCTCGCTCCAGCCGGTGCCCTCGGTGTCGGCCGAGAAGGACCGGCAGCGCCCGTCCGGCGACATGCCGCGCAGCCGACTGAATTCGACGTGCAGCTCGGGCGAGAGCATCAGGCTGACCCCGATCGAGACCGCCAGGTCACACTCGCCCTGCCGCAACGCATTAGCCGCCAGGTGCGTGGTGACCAGCGACGAGGAGCAGGCCGTGTCCAGGGTCAGCGTCGGTCCCTCGAGGCCGAACACGTAGGACACCCGGCCGGACATGGTGCCGCCCGCCGAGCCGGGACCCACGTACCCGTCCAGATCGGCCAGGCCACCGGCGAGGGTCAGACCGTATTCGTGATAGGCCGAGCTCTTGCCGACACCGACGAACGCACCGGTCTGGCTGCCGCGCAATCGCTCCATGGTGTAGCCCGCGCGTTCGAACGCTTCCCAGCAGGTTTCCAGCGCCATCCGCTGCATCGGATCGAGCGATCGGGCCTCGCGCGGCGAGATACCGAAGAACGGCGCGTCGAACAGGTCGATCGGCGTGACGAAACCGCCGCTGCGACAGTACGACTTGCCACGTGCCTCCGGGTCCGCGTCGTACAGTGCGTCGGCGTCCCAGCGGTCCTTCGGTACGTCGATGATGCCGTCGCCACCGCGCTCGAGCAGTTCCCAATATTCTTCCGGCGTAGTCACCCCGCCGGGGAGCCTGCATGCCATGGAGATG from Nocardia iowensis includes these protein-coding regions:
- a CDS encoding polyketide synthase: MKIAGQWQCDLLFSIGNYAIVPEALLNCAKRMSINYHYGPLPEYSGLYAPSWAIAHRVRDYAITWHRIGGMVDGGDVLRRVPVPMASDETALSLGLKCDEAAVASLAELIDELAEGRETATPQDLSARRYFSRHTQFPAEGLIDLRRDTDDIVAMVRAADYGPFGSPLVWPKINVDGHFIAVREAHAGAATDAAPGEVVACDDVSGLRVGTGSGTVQLTRVSTLEGEALTVGSIATDYGVRPGTILTTPDDSVATRITTAGTAASKAAAYWREHLTGGHPYRLHYTAPETGEQDAGPVTVRCRMEEGVAAASHLAGALCTFLGRATGEPDIHIAVAAPRDSVEADYRDLFAAWLPLRAHLDAARSTAENLRAVGREFTIGQERAWLRRDGFGRDEVLRKLWHSGELAPDVAISLGSAVSTGDGYQPVLELAVQDDGETVEFRYDAKRVSRHDVARLAEQFSDWCDRLPAIARDTLGTVDVVSARERHTLVEEFNATGDDTTLGHRLHQLYERATDLHPGNVALICADTELTYRDLNADANRLAHVLVARGVGRGDLVGVAIDRSIDLVVVLLAVLKTGAAYVPIDPNFPAGRIRQMIADADPKLIITPATMPENLSAWASRCLSVDEARGDGAAASTDNLEIDVPADDLAYVIYTSGSTGSPKGVEISHGALGNFLSSMRHRPGCDETDRLLAVTTISFDIAVLELFLPLLCGATTVIAQAHETVDAGALLGLLKRHRITMMQGTPATWQLLLDSGWGGEPRLAKILCGGEALPRRLADRLLACGDSVWNMYGPTETTVWSSVWRVREGDQVVIGSPIANTQLYVLGSDLSPVPLGFPGELYIGGAGVARGYHKDPEHTRSRFLDNPFQAGTLYRTGDLARFLAPGQLSVLGRDDGQVKLRGYRIELGDIESAITDHQDVSRAVVVGRNEQLVAYCMRDSAEPADKLDSAALAEWAGAWDRAYETEADDATFNLAGWHNSYDGLPFANSEMRDWQMSSVRRILSYSPERVFEIGSGSGLMLFGIAPHCGAYHAVDASKRAVQITRGHLASLPHVICEHRPAHALPEVVEGAFDTVIVNSVAQYFPSIDYLTSVLEWATKAVDKGRVFLGDLRDLSLLEIFHADVIHFRTDGRISPAELAERAAHAMRSERELVISPEFFADLPSLFPRITRVDVTLRDGRYVNEMTRYRFDVTLHIGDQSNTDTPVAERNWLADKLEVAALRDQLDAVDDTALRLNDIPNGRLREVHGRVAAALDAATEAPTSWVDPQDLAGLAADAGLEMALLPNRSGDKWRMDALFWRPGANPDLSLRPAAPMDRTALAGYANVPVIGEPAKPALARVLRPWLAERLPAYMVPAFFVELDELPLTPNGKIDRKALPDPVAGIEVTAKPATELERDILTVWSAVLGHDRIGINENFFEIGGDSLRAVRVQTELEKLLGRPVSSAKLFEHFTVKSLAADLAGTKKTGQEIIPASRRAAYDDDIAIISMACRLPGGVTTPEEYWELLERGGDGIIDVPKDRWDADALYDADPEARGKSYCRSGGFVTPIDLFDAPFFGISPREARSLDPMQRMALETCWEAFERAGYTMERLRGSQTGAFVGVGKSSAYHEYGLTLAGGLADLDGYVGPGSAGGTMSGRVSYVFGLEGPTLTLDTACSSSLVTTHLAANALRQGECDLAVSIGVSLMLSPELHVEFSRLRGMSPDGRCRSFSADTEGTGWSEGAAGVVLKRLSDAKRDGDPILAVLRGTAVNHDGHSASLTTPSGPAQKRVIRAALAASGLQPSDIDYLEAHGTGTKLGDPIEGTALAEVFGGSHSAEEPLWVGSAKSNLGHTQAAAGLAGVMKAVLAMQHDMLPRTLHVTEPTPAVDWENAQMALVRQEQPWLPKDRPRRAGVSSFGIGGTNAHVIVEEPPKRVVEERPSAPLPFKVPFLVSGYTEAALRAQAENLHRHLGMNIQDRLGDVARSLATTRSHFRRRLVLMAKDKAELLDKLASFARTGESPVGAIRTGDHAEEPRVAMLFTGQGSQLPGMGKDVAEVYPVFREALREIAEQFTELERPLLDVMWADPDSDDAALLHRTDFTQPALFAVEVALWRLWQSWGVRPELVLGHSIGELAAAHVAGIFDLSDACRLVAARGRLMQAMPSGGAMASLEADGAEVATAIEELGLAGKLDIAGLNAPTQTVVSGDADAVERVTAHFVAQGRKAKELTVSHAFHSHHMDGMLAAFQAVAETVRFNPPQLTIVSSLTGELAEPGELERPDYWIRQARRAVRFADGIRTLHKNGVNTFLELGPQPVLSGMGAACLADEKSLAWVPSLVPGKDGAAVVQRSIAELHVLDVPIDWHGYFEPFGGERVALPTYAFQRERFWFEPPPVREIGAGLNDTGHPLLGGGVRIAGTEMFVYTTMVAADEPVWVQEHKVMGAVLMPGTAFFEAMRAAGDAAAAGEWDVADVVVFAPLVLNSGMPIRLQVTVGPAAGGARQVQVYSSPEGEDGAWQLHAEGNLVPAQIDAGATVAVPPRGAERIDVSAVYSDLAALGYGYGPTFQCIEQAWHVGEEVWARAALPDSAEPSAGSYGLHPALLDSAMHSLLLTQRLKKKTGDDLFVPFEAERLSLREQGLSEIWVRVADFELGDGEFWASLDIYNAKGDNIGRLHRLHARRVDRAVLRRLAQAGVDRFQFDVDWRPVDTDNVELGGSWGLLSPAGDVAWAREVKTTLSRAGIQVIKVRELDDADELDGLLCLWDSGADVLSQAHDFAAKALAQLQAAAESGFAPPLVWVTRNAVGTSADDRVSGLGAGPLWGLMRTARNEHPELPLRLIDLGDEEADRKNLGPALMLAAEPECALRHGQVLVPQLQRVDAGRDLTIPTEGGWQLEIAAKGRLDEPLAVRARPVQALADSEIRAEVKAAGVNFLDVLNALGMVEIPAFGLEFAGVVTEVGAGVEDLKVGDPVLGLTRGSFASEVVSDARQVVRMPEHLTFEEAATIPMTFLTAWYGLHVLGGMRPGERVLIHSAAGGVGMAAVQLAQLHGAEVYGTASEPKWPALHEFGLADDHLASSRDLGFVEKFGAGGRDFDIVLNSLATEFIDASLGMLGSGGRFLEMGKIDLREQSWIDENHPGVTYTVYNLPEAGPDRIHEMLVAIADLFTAGKLKPLPLRTFPMTNTSDALRFMAQARHVGKVVLTRVEQRQFVRPDGAVLISGGLGDLGRRVATWLVSTHGVRDLVLTSRRGPDAPGADALVAELAELGAKATVVAGDSADLDSVKSVIAMFDEDRPLRGVVHAAGVLDDGALSALTPDRLDAVFLPKLDGAWHLHQLTQDMELDLFLMFSSIASVMGAPGQGNYAAANAFLDALAQLRRAKGLPATSVAWGPWEGEGMAAGLSETDRVRFAQLGLDRLAPEEGLELLELAVRGGRALTVSAAFDLNRLQHYFEERGGIPPLLRSLLTGSGGGRARGGGGADLRKLLSETASEEHAAVVLGVVREEIAKTLGFASPDDVDVDLPLQDIGIDSLTAVLMRNQLADLTGLALPAKIAFDHPNLKALAQFLLAKLLEAEVGGSTEPEVAAIDTAEISAAASGLDMATVRKGCLDPALRFDNAAEVAARPESVFVTGATGFVGAFLLHELLESEIVAYCLVRAEDAGEAMRRLVTTLDNYGLWKPDYAPLLNPVVGDLTQPLFGLGERIFDELADRVDAICHSGALVDWMRPLEDYIGPNVVGAHEVLRLASRGRGKAVHLISTFATLPKYLGYEVTEDDREYGYLTSKWMAERMVAAARWRGAKASVYRLPFVGASAGTGHFRLDRGDFLHNLIVGGIAMGSFPSLDADLSAVLPVDYLCQTIAEVVTNDPARTGHDYDFINSHAPSFDSFFELIGATVGGVEVVPFAEWQQRALAYATANPTSSLARIAAVLDGLTEASAAAMLEGLPVGEHVFGGDRYPSPPVDEQFVRKYVDRIDAV